In Acidobacteriota bacterium, the DNA window GGTTGCGGGGCGAGGGAAAGTGGTGGTGAGCTCCTAGAGCCTAGAGCCGCTGGCGCAGCCAATCCCGCAACAGCTCCACTGCCGGCGGCCGCAGCTCGTGGCCCATGTCGAACTCGCGGTAGGTGAGGTCGACACCGAAGTCTTCCAGCCGCTGGCGGCTCTCCCGGGCGGCCTCGACGGCGATGGTCGGGTCCTGCTTGCCGTGGATCACCAGCACCGGTAGGTCCGTGGGAGGGTTCTCCTCGCGATGGGGCCGCAGGGCCGTGGCCAGCTCGTCGGGAAACCAGCTGGCCAGCGCCGCCAGGCCTTGGAAGCGTTGGGGCTGGCGCAGGGCCAGATCGAAGCCCATCAGGCCTCCCTGGCTGAAACCCAGCAGGAAGAGCTTCTCGGGGTCGACGGGGTAGCGCTCCACCGCCTGGTCGACGAAGGTGCGCAAAGCGACGCTGCCCTGGGCGAATTCCACCGGATTCACCGGTGCCTGGGGGTTGAGGGGAAACCAGCCGTAGCCGAATTGACCGCCGCCCACCGGCAGCTTCACCGGCCCTTGGGGGCAGAGAAACATCACCCCGTCCCCCAGGAAGGGGGCGAGGCCCAGCAGGTCGTGGGCGCTGGCGCCCCAGCCGTGGAGGGCGACGACGGTGGGGAAGGGGCCGTCGCCGGTGGGGACGTGGGCGGTGTGGAGCAGGTTCATGAGCGGTTCCTAGAAGCTCGGTACGGAGCCCAGCAGATATTTGAGGTCTTCGTCCTTCCAGCGCACGCCGCCGCCGAAGAAGATGGAGCTGTTGTCGCTCTCCAGGAAATCGTCGTAGCCGCCCACCAGGTACATATTGGGGTGGAATTGCCAGCGGGTGGAGAAGCGCAGCCGTGGATCCAGATCGTCGGGGCGGGAGAAGTCGAAAGCCTCGAGGGAGAACTTCAGCTCGCGGTCGAGGAGGTAGTAGTCCACCGCGCCGCCACCGGAGGATTCGAAGAGCCCGGCCCGCAGGTCGGCGTCGCCGAAGCGGAAACCGAATTGGGCGGAGTAGGTGAAGTCGTCGTCGGTGCTGTCGGTGCGGATGGTCTTCACCTCGGTGGTGCCGTCGGGGAAGGTGGTGGTAATGACGTCGGTCTGGGACTTGGTCTCGCCTCCCGGCGTATCCACCAGGGCCACGTGGTAGAAGCGGTTCTTCCCCGGATCGATGTCGAGGGTGACG includes these proteins:
- a CDS encoding alpha/beta fold hydrolase, which translates into the protein MNLLHTAHVPTGDGPFPTVVALHGWGASAHDLLGLAPFLGDGVMFLCPQGPVKLPVGGGQFGYGWFPLNPQAPVNPVEFAQGSVALRTFVDQAVERYPVDPEKLFLLGFSQGGLMGFDLALRQPQRFQGLAALASWFPDELATALRPHREENPPTDLPVLVIHGKQDPTIAVEAARESRQRLEDFGVDLTYREFDMGHELRPPAVELLRDWLRQRL